A genomic region of Christiangramia sp. OXR-203 contains the following coding sequences:
- a CDS encoding PAS domain S-box protein: MSNTKSIQLLHVEDSDTDAYLVTRHLEKTDIEIHLATRRDEFEFLFQNHHFDIILCDHNLPDLDSEDALEIVRKKDSLLPFIIFSGSLPPGAAVKLMEKGANDFLFKDRPERLVPAIHNAISRCKLERERSQMEKQIRFSENRFRKLVESSHEIVCILNREAKITYSSPSIQNLFRAHTRVLGSTINEVIKFENPIQFYELFNECIHNEQRIENILNIEIVDTIGVFKCIFKNHFNDEGIDGVIVKFRDITEEKLKDRQLREKDEKLRAFYENSIDGIILAKTDGFITAANPAMCAMLGMEESEIIGLHRSDVVHTSEEEMAEMLKEREVTGKAKSEMQLKRKDGSIFPAEVASSILPIERNGKKILKTANIIRDISIQKKYIDQINETAKKLQYAEKIARIGYLEINLKENSVYCSGEVASILDISNCRDLEITEFRNLVVDEDIPKFENLKQSVLVRRETKNIELRIKVSNSKIRWLNVIVSPLEENGSIVGGKGTLQDITEKKVNFEKLAISENRYKSLIQSQTNYFIRIDLQGNFTYCNDRYIEDFGWLYPNNDPIGKNSLIDTLPGHYDKIMEISETCLKSPFKNYQLEITKLGKDNLHKATIWDMVFLENENGTGELQCVGIDISDRVKAEDENKFQANILSRIGQGVVATDDQGNIKYFNAAAEKIYGWKFEEVQNENLIELMFPDLHETDLLNDILEKVAYDHTFHSQYDGRKSDGRSFPVQITISGITNQDGQLNGIICIFSDISKLKRSELKLRELNENLTSYTNELVSANKGLEQFSYIVSHNLRAPVANIIGISEIIADDEIDSATKEKLVSDMLKNVERLDMVVRDLNNILKVKADYNRAREHVNFQCLTDDVLQMTGSILENQKIRIKTDFKDWEGMLTSRSYLHSVFYNLILNSIKYKHPDRDLVLKITSTSNKEFNSLIFLDNGLELNWARTKKNYSNYTSDSICI; the protein is encoded by the coding sequence ATGTCGAATACGAAATCAATTCAACTATTACATGTAGAAGATTCAGATACAGATGCGTATTTAGTAACAAGGCATCTGGAGAAAACTGATATTGAAATTCATCTGGCTACACGTAGAGATGAATTCGAATTCCTTTTCCAAAATCATCATTTTGATATTATACTTTGTGACCATAACCTACCAGATCTCGACTCAGAGGATGCCTTGGAAATTGTAAGGAAAAAGGATAGTTTATTACCGTTTATAATATTTTCGGGCTCTCTGCCGCCAGGTGCAGCGGTAAAGCTGATGGAGAAGGGAGCAAATGATTTTCTATTTAAGGATAGGCCTGAAAGGCTCGTACCTGCGATACATAATGCAATTAGCCGATGTAAATTAGAACGGGAACGTTCGCAAATGGAAAAGCAGATTCGGTTCAGTGAGAACAGATTTCGCAAACTAGTGGAGTCTTCACATGAAATAGTTTGCATCTTAAACCGTGAAGCCAAAATTACCTATAGTAGCCCTTCAATTCAAAATTTATTCAGAGCTCATACAAGAGTGCTGGGATCCACAATTAATGAGGTTATCAAATTCGAGAATCCAATTCAATTCTATGAATTATTTAATGAATGTATTCACAATGAGCAGCGCATAGAAAACATACTCAACATTGAAATAGTAGATACCATAGGAGTCTTCAAATGTATCTTTAAAAACCACTTTAACGATGAAGGTATTGATGGTGTTATCGTAAAGTTTCGGGATATCACTGAAGAAAAATTGAAAGATAGGCAACTAAGGGAAAAGGATGAAAAGCTTAGAGCTTTCTATGAGAATAGTATCGACGGGATCATTCTTGCTAAAACCGATGGATTTATTACCGCTGCAAATCCTGCAATGTGTGCGATGTTGGGTATGGAAGAGTCTGAAATAATAGGTTTGCACAGAAGCGATGTTGTTCATACCAGTGAAGAAGAGATGGCAGAAATGCTGAAGGAACGCGAAGTTACAGGAAAAGCAAAGTCTGAGATGCAACTAAAGAGAAAAGATGGTTCAATATTTCCTGCTGAAGTAGCTTCTTCCATTCTTCCAATTGAACGCAATGGCAAAAAGATTCTTAAAACTGCCAATATTATTCGGGATATTTCGATCCAAAAAAAATACATAGACCAGATCAATGAAACTGCCAAGAAATTACAGTACGCAGAGAAAATTGCCAGAATTGGATATCTTGAAATTAATCTAAAAGAGAACTCAGTCTATTGTTCCGGGGAAGTTGCGAGTATTCTTGATATTTCCAATTGCAGAGATTTAGAGATAACCGAGTTCCGCAATCTCGTGGTGGATGAAGATATTCCAAAATTCGAAAACCTAAAACAGTCCGTTTTAGTAAGAAGGGAGACCAAAAATATAGAACTACGTATAAAAGTCTCCAATTCAAAAATTAGATGGTTGAATGTTATTGTTAGTCCTTTAGAGGAAAACGGAAGTATAGTGGGGGGAAAAGGAACCTTACAGGATATAACAGAGAAAAAAGTAAACTTTGAAAAATTAGCAATTAGTGAAAATAGGTATAAAAGTCTAATTCAATCACAAACAAACTATTTTATACGAATAGATCTTCAGGGTAATTTCACCTATTGCAACGACCGGTATATTGAAGACTTTGGCTGGCTTTATCCAAACAATGATCCAATTGGCAAAAACAGCCTGATAGATACTCTGCCCGGGCACTACGATAAAATTATGGAAATTAGTGAGACATGTTTAAAATCTCCATTCAAAAATTATCAGTTAGAAATTACAAAACTTGGAAAGGACAATCTCCATAAAGCCACTATCTGGGATATGGTATTTCTGGAAAATGAAAACGGTACGGGAGAATTACAATGTGTTGGTATTGATATCTCAGACAGGGTAAAGGCTGAAGATGAGAATAAGTTTCAAGCAAACATCCTTAGTAGAATTGGACAGGGAGTTGTAGCGACAGATGACCAGGGCAATATTAAATACTTCAATGCTGCTGCTGAAAAAATTTATGGATGGAAATTTGAAGAGGTTCAAAATGAAAATTTAATAGAATTGATGTTTCCAGATCTTCATGAGACCGATTTATTAAATGACATATTGGAAAAGGTTGCTTACGATCATACTTTTCATAGTCAGTATGATGGTAGAAAAAGCGATGGTAGAAGTTTTCCCGTACAAATTACAATATCCGGGATAACAAATCAGGATGGTCAGCTTAACGGAATTATTTGCATATTTTCAGATATAAGCAAGCTTAAGAGGTCTGAACTTAAATTGAGAGAACTTAATGAGAATCTCACAAGTTATACAAATGAGCTTGTGAGTGCCAATAAAGGTTTAGAACAATTTAGTTATATAGTGTCGCATAATTTAAGAGCGCCTGTAGCGAATATCATTGGTATTTCTGAGATCATAGCAGATGATGAAATAGATTCAGCTACTAAAGAGAAATTAGTATCAGACATGCTAAAGAATGTAGAACGACTCGATATGGTAGTTCGTGATCTTAACAATATTCTAAAAGTGAAAGCTGATTACAACCGGGCTAGAGAGCATGTAAATTTCCAGTGTCTCACAGATGATGTTTTGCAAATGACGGGATCCATTTTAGAAAATCAAAAAATCAGAATTAAGACAGATTTTAAGGATTGGGAAGGCATGCTAACGTCAAGAAGTTACCTGCATAGCGTTTTTTATAATTTGATACTGAATAGTATAAAATACAAACATCCAGATAGAGATTTAGTACTTAAAATCACAAGTACCTCGAATAAAGAATTTAATAGTCTCATATTCCTGGATAATGGTCTTGAATTAAACTGGGCACGAACAAAGAAGAATTATTCCAATTATACAAGCGACAGCATTTGCATATAG
- a CDS encoding aconitate hydratase has protein sequence MSKLNVTQKLIKEHLLEGEMTPGKEIGIKIDQALLQDATGTLVQLELEAMGLKKAQTEVAVQYVDHNLLQTDFKNADDHLFLHSAAERFGLWYSRPGNGVSHPVHMQRFGKPGKTMVGSDSHTPAAGSLGMLAIGTGGLDVASAIAGQPYFVKMPEVMGVKLTGKLPDWVSAKDVILEMLRRYDVKGGVGKVIEYYGDGLKNLSAMDRHVIANMGAELGATTTVFPSDEETKRFLKSQDRESDWVELLADEGCEYEYHDEIILDDLIPLIAFPTSPGNVVPVSEVAGKSISQVVIGSSANPGLRDFWIAGAIVEGKSVNTDVSFDINPTSRQMIQNMIENRAFANLIKAGARFHQSGCMGCIGMGQAPASGTISLRTMPRNFPDRSGTKDDQVHLCSPETAAASALTGKITDPRDLEKLYDMKYPIFQHPEIEIINTDMLVAPPEDGTDVELVKGPNIQSLPHIDPILSEYEVPVLLKMGDNVSTDEILKAGAEVLPFRSNLPEISKYAFTVIDETYYDRAMDTKDSHGGHIVVAKDNYAQGSSREHAAIAPKYLGQVAVIANSYARIAWQNLVNFGILPLEFIDISDYEKIEQGDIVKFENLQRDIKERNNIKVVVKKESGSEETFETKHSMSDRQIQVLLKGGIINEFKEKLEQEDLTA, from the coding sequence ATGTCAAAATTGAATGTCACTCAAAAATTAATCAAAGAACATTTACTGGAAGGGGAGATGACTCCCGGGAAGGAAATAGGAATAAAAATAGATCAGGCACTACTTCAGGATGCTACAGGAACTCTTGTACAATTGGAGTTGGAAGCGATGGGACTTAAGAAAGCTCAGACTGAAGTTGCAGTACAATATGTAGATCATAACCTGCTACAAACCGATTTTAAAAATGCTGATGATCACCTATTTCTACATTCTGCAGCTGAAAGATTTGGTCTATGGTATAGTAGGCCGGGAAATGGGGTAAGCCATCCTGTTCACATGCAAAGATTTGGAAAGCCAGGAAAAACCATGGTAGGATCTGATAGTCATACTCCGGCAGCCGGTTCTTTGGGAATGTTAGCGATAGGTACTGGAGGTCTTGATGTTGCGTCAGCAATTGCAGGTCAGCCATATTTCGTAAAGATGCCTGAGGTGATGGGAGTTAAACTAACTGGAAAATTACCAGATTGGGTGAGTGCAAAGGATGTGATTCTGGAAATGCTTAGACGTTACGATGTGAAAGGCGGAGTAGGGAAGGTTATCGAGTATTATGGAGATGGTCTTAAGAATCTAAGCGCCATGGACCGCCACGTGATCGCAAACATGGGAGCAGAACTTGGAGCTACGACTACTGTTTTTCCTAGTGATGAAGAAACAAAAAGATTTTTGAAATCTCAGGATAGAGAATCAGATTGGGTGGAACTGCTGGCAGATGAAGGTTGTGAGTATGAATATCATGATGAAATTATTCTTGATGATCTTATTCCCCTAATAGCATTTCCAACCAGTCCGGGTAATGTTGTTCCAGTTTCTGAAGTTGCAGGTAAAAGTATTAGCCAGGTAGTTATTGGGTCTTCAGCGAATCCTGGACTTAGAGACTTCTGGATCGCTGGAGCAATTGTAGAAGGGAAATCTGTTAATACAGATGTATCATTTGATATAAATCCAACATCAAGACAAATGATTCAGAATATGATCGAGAACAGAGCTTTTGCCAACTTAATCAAGGCAGGAGCAAGGTTTCACCAATCTGGATGTATGGGATGTATTGGAATGGGACAGGCACCAGCATCCGGAACCATCAGTTTGAGGACTATGCCTAGAAATTTTCCAGACAGATCTGGAACTAAAGATGACCAGGTACATTTATGTAGTCCTGAAACTGCGGCAGCTTCAGCGTTAACAGGAAAAATCACAGATCCAAGAGACCTGGAGAAATTATATGATATGAAATATCCTATATTTCAGCATCCTGAAATCGAGATTATTAATACGGATATGCTAGTGGCTCCTCCGGAAGATGGGACAGATGTAGAGCTAGTTAAAGGTCCTAATATTCAATCCTTACCACATATAGACCCTATTCTAAGTGAATACGAAGTACCTGTACTTCTGAAAATGGGCGATAACGTATCTACAGACGAAATATTGAAGGCAGGTGCTGAAGTATTACCCTTCCGAAGTAATTTACCTGAGATTAGTAAGTATGCATTTACCGTTATTGATGAAACCTATTATGATCGAGCAATGGACACTAAAGATAGCCATGGAGGTCATATAGTAGTTGCGAAGGATAATTATGCGCAGGGTTCGAGTAGAGAACATGCTGCAATTGCTCCAAAATACCTTGGACAGGTCGCAGTAATAGCGAATTCTTACGCCAGAATCGCATGGCAGAATTTAGTGAATTTTGGAATTTTACCACTGGAATTTATAGATATATCTGACTATGAAAAGATCGAGCAGGGTGACATCGTGAAATTTGAAAACCTGCAAAGAGATATTAAAGAAAGAAATAACATTAAAGTTGTTGTGAAAAAGGAAAGTGGCAGTGAGGAAACTTTCGAAACAAAACACTCTATGAGTGATAGACAAATTCAGGTTCTACTGAAAGGTGGAATTATAAATGAATTCAAAGAGAAATTAGAGCAGGAAGATTTAACTGCTTAA
- a CDS encoding HPF/RaiA family ribosome-associated protein, with product METVFEFVNIDKSENLEAFTEKKLEKLENKYDWIVRANIYFKHDENQKPNGYITEVRLSAPGPEIFAQSNENSYEASIAETVRDLDRQCEKRKAKMSSH from the coding sequence ATGGAAACTGTATTTGAATTTGTAAACATTGATAAAAGTGAAAATCTTGAAGCTTTTACTGAAAAAAAGTTAGAGAAGCTTGAGAATAAATATGACTGGATTGTTAGAGCAAATATCTATTTCAAACATGATGAAAATCAAAAGCCGAATGGATATATTACTGAAGTTAGATTGAGTGCTCCAGGACCGGAAATATTTGCACAGTCGAACGAGAACTCCTACGAAGCATCAATTGCAGAGACTGTTCGTGATCTTGACAGACAATGCGAAAAACGTAAGGCAAAAATGAGTTCTCACTAA
- a CDS encoding formate/nitrite transporter family protein, whose protein sequence is MNNDQKNEEAEKVNKELDSQDSQDKTMTKTHGEILKEQIIEGCETYDRSKSSILLSSFTAGLEIGFSFLMLCSLFSFLEGKVAEETIFKLIAFVYPIGFILVVLGKSILFTEQTSLLALPVLNNRRSVWSLFQIWGVVIFGNLAGGMLMGLTVSWLGSGLNLFEAEVIAKIGEHFVDYDILTIFLSAIMAGWLMGLLSWLVTSSKETTAEILIIYLITAVMGFTGLHHSIIGHIEIFAGMLVSDKITFLVYLKTLGTALAGNAVGATVFVALLKYRAFVFNIKM, encoded by the coding sequence ATGAATAACGATCAGAAAAATGAAGAAGCTGAAAAAGTAAATAAAGAATTAGACAGTCAGGATTCTCAGGATAAAACCATGACTAAAACACATGGTGAGATCTTAAAAGAACAGATCATTGAAGGTTGTGAAACCTATGATCGTAGTAAGAGTAGCATTCTACTAAGTTCATTTACTGCAGGACTCGAAATTGGTTTCAGTTTTCTTATGTTATGCTCATTATTCAGCTTTCTGGAAGGCAAAGTTGCTGAAGAAACTATATTTAAACTAATAGCTTTCGTTTATCCCATTGGATTTATTCTGGTTGTCCTGGGAAAATCCATATTATTTACAGAACAGACTTCTTTACTAGCATTGCCGGTATTAAATAATCGTAGAAGTGTTTGGAGCTTATTCCAAATTTGGGGAGTAGTTATTTTCGGTAACCTGGCAGGAGGCATGCTTATGGGTCTTACGGTCTCATGGCTTGGCTCCGGATTAAACTTGTTTGAAGCCGAAGTAATTGCTAAAATTGGTGAGCACTTTGTAGACTACGATATACTAACAATCTTTTTAAGTGCTATTATGGCCGGTTGGTTAATGGGCCTTTTAAGCTGGCTGGTCACTTCTTCTAAGGAAACTACGGCAGAGATCCTGATTATTTATTTGATTACCGCAGTAATGGGCTTTACAGGATTGCATCATAGTATCATTGGTCATATTGAAATTTTTGCAGGGATGCTGGTTTCGGATAAGATAACCTTTCTTGTATATCTAAAAACATTGGGAACTGCATTGGCAGGTAATGCTGTTGGTGCAACAGTATTCGTGGCATTACTAAAGTATAGAGCATTTGTATTCAATATCAAGATGTAA
- a CDS encoding peptide-methionine (S)-S-oxide reductase — MKIGLGGGCHWCTEAVFKAVKGVYNVRQGYISAKELPDQFYEGIIMNYDPEMVILEDLILIHLRTHQSMKDHSMRHKYRSAVYVYNQLELRKTRQTLKTIENSAGSKFVTRAYELACFKESRAEIRNYYQTDPQRPFCTRYIQPKLDLLLKEFKTLLKE; from the coding sequence ATGAAAATAGGACTCGGAGGTGGTTGCCACTGGTGTACAGAAGCAGTTTTCAAAGCTGTTAAAGGGGTATATAATGTACGACAGGGATATATTTCTGCTAAGGAATTGCCAGATCAGTTTTACGAAGGGATAATCATGAATTATGATCCAGAAATGGTAATTTTGGAAGATCTTATTCTTATCCATTTGAGAACTCATCAAAGTATGAAAGATCATAGCATGCGGCACAAATACAGGTCGGCTGTATATGTGTACAACCAATTAGAGCTGAGAAAAACCAGGCAAACTTTGAAGACAATTGAGAATAGCGCTGGGTCAAAGTTTGTAACTAGAGCCTATGAATTAGCATGCTTCAAGGAATCACGTGCTGAAATTAGAAATTACTATCAAACAGATCCTCAGCGACCATTTTGCACCAGATATATACAGCCTAAACTGGATTTACTTTTAAAGGAATTCAAAACTTTACTTAAAGAATAA
- a CDS encoding response regulator, whose amino-acid sequence MKIHDYIIVDDDPVNNLICKLVIEKFDSNARVKVFQEPEKGLAYLQSCKKYEGDRKMIIFLDVNMPTMTGWDFLDEFLKFDTSIKKMFKVYILTSAIEDFDPEKVRYPMVKAFLSKPLRKATMQDLDLNLSS is encoded by the coding sequence TTGAAAATTCATGATTACATAATCGTAGATGACGATCCTGTAAATAATCTAATCTGCAAATTAGTAATTGAGAAATTCGATTCCAATGCCCGTGTTAAGGTTTTTCAGGAACCAGAAAAAGGTTTGGCTTACTTGCAATCTTGTAAGAAATATGAAGGAGATCGCAAAATGATCATCTTTTTAGATGTGAATATGCCTACAATGACTGGTTGGGATTTTCTGGATGAATTTTTAAAGTTTGATACCAGCATTAAAAAAATGTTTAAAGTTTATATTCTAACATCTGCGATAGAAGATTTCGATCCGGAAAAAGTCAGGTATCCTATGGTCAAAGCCTTTCTTTCTAAACCACTTCGGAAAGCTACGATGCAAGATTTAGATCTGAATCTCTCTTCCTGA
- a CDS encoding PepSY-like domain-containing protein, producing the protein MKRFIYAGVFALSISVMSCQENKEEEETVPEVVKTAFQKKYPGENDPDWEKDDHGYWESHFKKDGEKYRADFNADGTWVETENDVKKKELPEVILEIIERDYSNYEITEVEHVESATKGEFFDVEFKQKGKNKDVMFKPDGTIIK; encoded by the coding sequence ATGAAAAGATTTATATATGCTGGAGTGTTTGCTCTTAGTATCAGTGTGATGAGCTGTCAGGAAAACAAAGAAGAGGAAGAGACCGTTCCGGAAGTAGTTAAAACTGCATTTCAGAAGAAATATCCGGGTGAAAATGATCCGGATTGGGAAAAGGACGATCATGGCTACTGGGAATCTCATTTTAAGAAGGATGGAGAAAAATATCGTGCAGACTTTAATGCAGATGGTACCTGGGTTGAAACCGAAAACGACGTGAAGAAGAAGGAACTTCCCGAGGTCATATTAGAAATAATAGAAAGAGATTATTCAAATTATGAGATCACTGAAGTAGAACATGTTGAATCAGCAACCAAAGGTGAATTTTTCGATGTGGAGTTTAAGCAAAAAGGAAAAAATAAAGATGTTATGTTCAAACCAGATGGAACTATCATTAAATAA
- a CDS encoding DoxX family protein has protein sequence MEYLSTLTFLVYFSSISFLFFGISCFTTEPMKTEFIRYGLTSYLKLVGALQILGAIGLLVGYYYEPILAISSAIGLAVLMIFGYGVRRKIKDNFIQSAPSFIYAVFNIYLAYALYALNY, from the coding sequence TTGGAATACTTGAGTACTCTTACATTCTTAGTCTATTTCTCATCTATATCGTTTCTTTTCTTCGGAATAAGTTGTTTCACCACGGAACCTATGAAAACCGAATTTATCCGTTACGGTCTCACGAGCTACCTTAAACTCGTAGGTGCATTACAGATCCTCGGAGCTATCGGTTTACTTGTAGGCTATTATTATGAACCGATCCTGGCAATAAGTTCCGCCATTGGGCTTGCGGTACTAATGATCTTCGGTTACGGCGTCCGCAGAAAAATAAAGGATAATTTTATACAATCTGCACCATCATTTATCTATGCTGTTTTCAATATTTACTTAGCTTATGCATTATACGCCCTTAATTATTAG
- a CDS encoding MBL fold metallo-hydrolase, with translation MFDQFGANASEENIKRYERSENWKEARFMNLKKTGMDIHIKDIPKLLYKQFFEKNGRQPSKEIQIKAFNLQEFLKPSVDSKMIWFGHSVILLRINELTILIDPMFGPDAAPISPFSIKRFSTNTLHILDELPEIDLVLISHDHYDHLDLESIKKLQHKTKVFHTALGVGRHLEKWGVEPERIKEYDWWDKINVGGIEITFTPTRHFSGRGLNDRAQGLWGGWNLKTATENIWFSGDSGYGSHFVEIGHRLGPFDFGFMECGQYDEKWKQIHMYPEECVQAARDSQVKNIMPVHWAGFALSLHHWLDPVERFIDAAKDQNYCIPEPGEIFTIQSSKKVNWWKQYD, from the coding sequence ATGTTTGATCAATTTGGTGCAAATGCTTCCGAAGAGAATATAAAAAGATACGAGCGATCTGAGAACTGGAAAGAAGCCAGGTTCATGAATCTGAAAAAGACTGGAATGGATATCCATATCAAAGATATTCCTAAACTATTGTACAAACAGTTTTTTGAGAAGAATGGTCGGCAGCCATCGAAAGAAATTCAGATCAAAGCTTTTAATTTACAGGAATTTTTAAAGCCTTCAGTAGATAGTAAGATGATCTGGTTCGGTCATTCTGTAATTTTGCTACGTATAAATGAGCTAACGATCCTTATAGATCCAATGTTCGGTCCTGATGCCGCGCCAATTTCACCATTTAGTATTAAGCGTTTTTCGACTAATACCTTACACATACTGGACGAACTTCCTGAGATTGACCTTGTTCTAATATCACATGATCATTACGATCATCTCGATCTTGAAAGCATAAAAAAACTTCAGCATAAAACTAAAGTTTTTCATACCGCTTTGGGCGTAGGAAGACATTTAGAAAAATGGGGTGTAGAACCTGAAAGGATCAAGGAATATGATTGGTGGGATAAAATTAATGTAGGCGGAATAGAAATTACCTTTACACCAACAAGACATTTCTCGGGTAGAGGTTTAAATGACAGAGCTCAGGGACTTTGGGGTGGTTGGAATCTAAAAACCGCTACAGAAAATATCTGGTTTAGCGGAGACAGTGGTTACGGTAGCCATTTTGTGGAGATTGGTCACAGACTGGGGCCTTTTGATTTTGGCTTTATGGAATGCGGGCAATATGATGAAAAATGGAAGCAAATTCATATGTATCCGGAAGAATGTGTGCAGGCAGCCAGGGATTCACAGGTTAAAAATATAATGCCTGTGCATTGGGCCGGTTTTGCACTCTCATTACATCACTGGTTAGATCCTGTAGAAAGATTCATTGATGCGGCAAAGGATCAGAATTATTGTATTCCGGAACCAGGAGAAATATTTACAATTCAAAGCAGCAAGAAAGTAAACTGGTGGAAGCAGTATGATTAA
- a CDS encoding nucleoside deaminase, giving the protein MKTKDLPKKMMGKAISLAKEGAESENGGPFGAVITKGEEIIAATYNRVSGDQDCTQHAELRAIQLACKQLGTKNLEGCVLYTSCEPCMMCLGAAHWANFDYIYYAASAEDAKENGFLYSDLYYNSSKENRHQEFKMIQLCRDEAMKVWIKK; this is encoded by the coding sequence ATGAAAACAAAGGACTTACCCAAAAAGATGATGGGAAAAGCTATTTCCCTGGCAAAAGAAGGAGCTGAAAGCGAAAACGGTGGTCCATTTGGAGCAGTGATCACGAAAGGAGAAGAGATCATTGCAGCAACTTACAATAGAGTTTCTGGAGATCAGGACTGCACTCAGCATGCAGAATTAAGAGCAATACAATTAGCTTGTAAACAACTCGGGACTAAAAACCTGGAAGGTTGCGTGTTGTACACCAGTTGCGAGCCATGTATGATGTGTCTTGGAGCAGCCCATTGGGCAAATTTTGACTATATTTACTATGCGGCTTCTGCTGAAGATGCCAAGGAAAATGGATTTTTGTACTCAGATTTGTATTATAACTCTTCTAAGGAAAACAGACATCAGGAGTTCAAAATGATACAATTATGTAGAGACGAAGCGATGAAAGTCTGGATTAAGAAATAA
- a CDS encoding SOS response-associated peptidase, with protein sequence MCYRTKLNKKIFSLEKSLDARFLEPDKYQPQLEINAFSFSETPVITYDSPGEIQMFPWGLIPFWAKDDTIKKMTLNSKIETAAEKPAFRNSVDNRCLVIAEAYYEWQWLDPKGKTKQKFILEPRDQEIFAFAGIFSTWKNPENNNIINSYSILTTEANDLMSKVHNNKKRMPVVLKSQDHKNWLQGSDLRNFAFPYDVPLTATAID encoded by the coding sequence ATGTGTTATCGTACTAAGTTGAATAAAAAGATCTTTTCCCTGGAAAAATCATTGGATGCCAGGTTTTTGGAACCAGATAAATACCAGCCCCAACTAGAGATCAACGCCTTTAGTTTTTCTGAAACTCCTGTAATTACGTACGATAGTCCTGGTGAGATACAAATGTTCCCATGGGGTTTAATTCCCTTCTGGGCTAAAGATGATACTATTAAAAAAATGACTTTAAATAGTAAAATAGAAACTGCAGCTGAAAAACCAGCTTTCAGAAATTCTGTAGATAATAGATGCCTCGTGATTGCTGAAGCCTATTACGAATGGCAATGGCTTGACCCGAAAGGTAAAACCAAACAAAAATTCATATTGGAGCCGAGGGATCAGGAGATATTTGCTTTCGCCGGAATATTCTCTACCTGGAAGAATCCTGAAAATAATAATATCATCAACTCCTACTCTATCCTAACTACAGAAGCCAATGATTTAATGAGCAAGGTTCATAATAATAAAAAGCGGATGCCAGTAGTTTTAAAATCTCAGGATCATAAAAACTGGTTGCAAGGTAGTGATTTAAGAAATTTTGCCTTTCCATATGATGTTCCGCTAACAGCTACCGCTATCGATTAA
- a CDS encoding DUF4251 domain-containing protein, with protein sequence MKRLVLLMFGLFSFICISSCKSTKDNTSDLSELLTLIESRSFDIENNWALPLLGAQINLVTNDNHLRFRKDSIDIFLPYFGVRQFSGGYNAEAGIRYEGLLNDLKIDSSHADKVKLRFETSTGTEQIRYILTMYPNGKSNLQLLMNQRDNISYRGFYSKEEVK encoded by the coding sequence ATGAAGAGGTTAGTTCTTCTAATGTTTGGCTTGTTTAGCTTTATATGCATTTCTTCTTGTAAAAGCACTAAAGATAATACTTCAGATTTGAGTGAGTTACTCACGCTGATTGAATCAAGATCTTTTGATATAGAGAATAACTGGGCCTTACCACTACTTGGCGCTCAGATCAACCTGGTGACTAACGATAATCATTTGAGATTTAGAAAGGATTCAATCGATATATTTTTACCATATTTTGGAGTAAGACAGTTTTCTGGTGGATATAATGCTGAAGCCGGTATTCGTTATGAAGGATTATTAAATGACCTTAAAATAGATTCCAGTCACGCAGATAAAGTGAAATTGAGATTCGAAACCAGTACAGGGACTGAACAGATTAGATATATCCTAACGATGTATCCCAATGGAAAATCTAATTTGCAGTTATTAATGAATCAACGAGATAATATTTCTTATAGAGGTTTCTATTCAAAAGAGGAAGTAAAGTAA